From the Nostoc sp. PCC 7107 genome, the window ACTTGCGGTGGATAAATTTCGTGGCGCAAGCGCAAAATATTGGTAACTTGAAATTGAGCCGCTTCTAACTTTTGAGAATTGCTAGATTTAATTAAAATTCCACTGACTGACACACCTGTTAAAGCATTGTTTCCTACTAGTCTCCCTGACATACTTGTGAGGGGAATAAAAATTTGGTCATCTCTATCCATTGGCCCTTGAGCGCCTTTCGGTTCTGTGATGCCAATTACTTCATAAGTTTCTCCCTGAATCCGAATTTGTTCACCAATGACTTTTGTACTATTGCCAAATAACGTTCTTTTAACTGTCGGCCCAATCACCGCAACTTGCTTACTAGAATCGAGTTCTTCTTGATTAAAAAATCGCCCTTCTTGAGGATAAGTATTACGTGCGTCTGGATAATTTAAGTCTGTGCCGTAAATTGTCGTTGAAGTGTTTTCGCCAGCATATACTACTTGAGCATTTCTTTGCAGATAGGCCGAAACTAAATCTACTGATGGCGCTTGTTGCGCTATAGCTTTGGCATCTTCCCAAGTCAAAGTAGTGGTAGAACCCAAACCTTGGCGGACATTTCCACTTCTGGGCGCACCCGCTAAAACTTGTAAAACATCTGTTCCTAATGCTTGGATTTGATTCTCAACGCTTTTTTGCACTCCTTGACCAACGGAGGTAATAGCTATGACGGAAGCAATACCAATAATCACCCCTAGCATAGTGAGTCCAGTGCGTAATTTATTACTCCACAGTGTCTCTACCGCCATTGATAATATTTCTGTCAACGGCACTGTAGACTTACTGGGAATTTTAGGAATTTTGGAAATTTTCTCTAGACTCTTCACCATAGCAATTTTGGATTAACAGCCTGAATATATAAACCTTTTACTTTTGCCTTTAATTAGCATTACCACCAGAACGACCACCTCCACCAGAAGAACGACCACCCCCACCGCCGACACCAGGGAATACACCGCCCCGTGGTGTTGACTGTGGTCTGGAACCAGGCGGGAAACTCAGCAAGACTTTTTCGTTGCCTGTTAATCCCGACTTAACTTCTGTAAAATTATTGACGGTAACGCCTGTTTCAATCCGAGTAAATGTAGGTTGATCATCTGCGCCTAAAACATACACGCCTGTGGCACGTTCTCGCCTTACAACTGCCGCTGTGGGTACAACTAAAGCATTTTCTACTTCACCAACTTGAAATTCCATATCTACGTTCATCCCAGACCGGAGTAAGTTTTGCGGGTCAGACAAAGAAGCTTTGACCTGAAAACTGGTAACGTTCTGCTCGACAGTTGCTTGAGCCGCAATTTGGCTGACTTTACCTGCAAAAACTTTACCTGGGTAAGCATCGGCTTTAATTGTCACTGGTTGACCAATGCGAATTTTGGCAATATTTGATTCTGATAAGTTAGCTACAACTTGATTTGTTGAGGCTAAGGCCAAAATTGAAGAAGATGTAGCTGAAGAAACGGCGCTACCTGAAGTTGTGGGAGTGACAAAAGCGCCAGGATCTGAGAATTTTTGCGTCACCAGACCATCAAAAGGTGCGCGGATGATAGTGTCATTAATTTGAGCTTGAATGTTTTGCAATGAGCCACGAGCCGATGTGACTTGAGCGCGGGCGACTTCAATATCTTCTTGACGGGTTCCAGCTTTTAACAAGGCTACAGCTTCTTGTTGCTGTTTAACTGTAGCCCTGGCTTGTTGAATATCTTCTGAGCGTGAACCTGCTTGTTGCAGTGCTAATGCTTGTTGTGCTTCATTGACTTGGGCTTGGGCGCTATCACGGGTTGACCGTTTTTGAATGACTGTTTGCAGGGAAATAGCGCCAGAGTTGTATAGTTCCTGATTGCGGCGTAAATCATCTTCTGCTTGTACTAGAGTAGCTTGGGCGCTTCTTAAACGTGCTTGCGCTTGGGCAATATCTTGAGGGCGATTACCTGCTTCGACTTTTTGTAGATTTGCTTCAGCTTGGGCTAGTTGCGCTTGCGCTTGGGCAATATCTTGAGGGCGATTACCTGCTTGGGCTTTTTGCAGATTTGCTTCGGCTTGTGCGAGTTGTCCTTGGGCTTGAGTCAAATTTCCCCGCAGGTTGGAATCATCCATGTAAGCAAGAATTTGCCCTTGTTTGACAAAATCGCCTTCTTTAACTAGCAGTGTTTTGAGTACTCCCGAATTTTTGGGACTGACGTTAATAGAACGTTCCGGCTTGACTGTACCATTAGCGGAAACTGCGATCGCTAAATTTTGTCTTTCTACTGACTGTGTTAAGGTTTTTTGTCTGGCTTCTTGGCGTGGCATTACGGCTACTCTGTAATAAATACCATAGCTAATCCCACCCAACAGCCCCAGTATTAGTAGCCACGGTAGCCAATTATACTTTTTTCTGGTTTTCGGCTCTGAAGGTAAAGCTGATGAATCTACAGGGGTTGATGTATCAAGTTTCATAACTGTGTCCGTTGTCCAAAATGGCTACCGAGCTAGTTATCT encodes:
- a CDS encoding ABC transporter permease, producing MVKSLEKISKIPKIPSKSTVPLTEILSMAVETLWSNKLRTGLTMLGVIIGIASVIAITSVGQGVQKSVENQIQALGTDVLQVLAGAPRSGNVRQGLGSTTTLTWEDAKAIAQQAPSVDLVSAYLQRNAQVVYAGENTSTTIYGTDLNYPDARNTYPQEGRFFNQEELDSSKQVAVIGPTVKRTLFGNSTKVIGEQIRIQGETYEVIGITEPKGAQGPMDRDDQIFIPLTSMSGRLVGNNALTGVSVSGILIKSSNSQKLEAAQFQVTNILRLRHEIYPPQVDDFRITNQADIVSTFTNVVGLFTIMIVAIAGISLVVGGIGIANIMLVSVVERTREIGIRKAVGATNAAILNQFLAEAIVISIVGGGIGMGSGILIAFVAANIFKFPFVISFASVIAGFGLSLSVGLVAGVIPARNASKLDPITALRSD
- a CDS encoding efflux RND transporter periplasmic adaptor subunit, with amino-acid sequence MKLDTSTPVDSSALPSEPKTRKKYNWLPWLLILGLLGGISYGIYYRVAVMPRQEARQKTLTQSVERQNLAIAVSANGTVKPERSINVSPKNSGVLKTLLVKEGDFVKQGQILAYMDDSNLRGNLTQAQGQLAQAEANLQKAQAGNRPQDIAQAQAQLAQAEANLQKVEAGNRPQDIAQAQARLRSAQATLVQAEDDLRRNQELYNSGAISLQTVIQKRSTRDSAQAQVNEAQQALALQQAGSRSEDIQQARATVKQQQEAVALLKAGTRQEDIEVARAQVTSARGSLQNIQAQINDTIIRAPFDGLVTQKFSDPGAFVTPTTSGSAVSSATSSSILALASTNQVVANLSESNIAKIRIGQPVTIKADAYPGKVFAGKVSQIAAQATVEQNVTSFQVKASLSDPQNLLRSGMNVDMEFQVGEVENALVVPTAAVVRRERATGVYVLGADDQPTFTRIETGVTVNNFTEVKSGLTGNEKVLLSFPPGSRPQSTPRGGVFPGVGGGGGRSSGGGGRSGGNAN